A genomic region of Megalobrama amblycephala isolate DHTTF-2021 linkage group LG6, ASM1881202v1, whole genome shotgun sequence contains the following coding sequences:
- the LOC125270830 gene encoding uncharacterized protein LOC125270830 has translation MFWIVLFSLCFWHLDGAFGDEEEYVSVKEEDSVTLNSELTEMKDDDVIQWRFGNTLIAEINVTADRFTVYDDVLDGRFRDRLKLDNQTGSLTITDITTEHAGEYELQINSVEKSFSLFVFVEISVKEGDSVTLNSDLTEIKDGDVIQWRFGNTLIAEINVTADRFTVYDDVLDGRFRDRLKLDNQTGSLTITDITTEHAGEYELQINSVEKSFSLFVFDEISVKEGDSVTLNSDLTEMKDDDVIRWRFWSENTLIAEINKQINRITVYDDVLDGRFRDRLKLDNQTGSLTITNITTEHEGDYVLMINGAKRSLKTFRVSVYDSVHCCGPTEAVIRLVLSALVGVATVILLVYDIRSGRAEQHQAHIHTSEN, from the exons gtGCGTTTGGTGATGAAGAGGAGTATGTGTCAGTGAAGGAGgaagattcagtcactctaaactctgaacttactgaaatgaaggatgatgatgtgattcagtggaggtttggaaacactttaatagctgaaatcaatgtaacggccgacagattcactgtatatgatgatgttcttgatgggagattcagagacagactgaagctggacaatcaaactggatctctgaccatcacagacatcacaactgaacatgctggagaaTATGAACTACAGatcaacagtgtggaaaagaGTTTCAGTCTCTTTGTCTTTG TTGAAATatcagtgaaggagggagattcagtcactctaaactctgatcttactgaaataaagGATGGTGATGTGATTCAGTGGaggtttggaaacactttaatagctgaaatcaatgtaacggctgacagattcactgtatatgatgatgttcttgatgggagattcagagacagactgaagctggacaatcaaactggatctctgaccatcacagacatcacaactgaacatgctggagaaTATGAACTACAGatcaacagtgtggaaaagaGTTTCAGTCTCTTTGTCTTTG ATGAAATatcagtgaaggagggagattcagtcactctaaactctgatcttactgaaatgaaggatgatgatgTGATTCGGTGGAGGTTTTGGTCtgaaaacactttaatagctgaaattaataaacagatcaacagaatcactgtatatgatgatgttcttgatgggagattcagagacagactgaagctggacaatcaaactggatctctgaccatcacaaacatcacaactgaacatgaAGGAGATTATGTGCTGATGATAAATGGAGCAAAACGATCATTAAAAACTTTCAGAgtttctgtctatg actctgtccactgttgtggtcctactgaagctgtgatccgattggtcctctctgctctggtgggcgtggctactgtcattcttctggtttatgacatcagatCCGGAAGAGCTGAACAACATCAAGCACATATTCACACATCAGAAAACTAA